Proteins from a single region of Mucilaginibacter daejeonensis:
- the dnaN gene encoding DNA polymerase III subunit beta: MRFIVSTLTLLKQLQSVSGALSSSTVLPILENFLFEIKEGVLTISATDLQTSMTTSLSVEAKENGRIAIPSRILLDTLKSLPEQPIAFSVDDKTFAIEISAGDGKYKLSGENGEDFPKIPVVENASSVNLPASVLAEAINKTIFAVSNDELRPAMTGVYCQLSTQYLTFVSTDAHKLVRYRRKDTQAASNASFILPKKALNLLKSALPSEDVNVSVEYNNTSAFFKFGNINLVCRLIDERYPDYEAVIPQNNPNRMTIDRQAFLGSLQRVAIYANKTTHQVRLKVSGSELNISSEDIDFSNEAHERLSCQYEGEDLEIGFNARFLIEMLKNLNCEEVALHMSTPNRAGLLLPQGGDDNEDILMLVMPVMLNSYA; encoded by the coding sequence ATGAGATTCATTGTATCGACGTTGACCCTATTGAAGCAGTTGCAATCCGTTAGCGGTGCGCTAAGCAGCAGTACGGTATTACCCATACTCGAGAACTTTTTATTTGAGATCAAAGAAGGTGTCCTGACCATATCGGCCACTGACCTGCAAACCAGCATGACCACCTCTTTGTCTGTTGAGGCCAAAGAGAACGGCCGCATAGCTATACCATCACGTATATTACTGGATACCTTAAAGTCATTGCCTGAGCAGCCTATCGCTTTCTCGGTAGATGACAAGACCTTTGCGATCGAGATCAGCGCCGGCGACGGTAAATACAAGCTGAGCGGCGAGAATGGCGAGGATTTCCCGAAGATACCTGTGGTAGAGAACGCGTCATCAGTTAACCTTCCTGCATCGGTATTGGCCGAGGCCATTAACAAGACCATTTTTGCGGTAAGTAACGATGAGTTGCGCCCGGCCATGACAGGTGTATACTGCCAGCTGAGCACCCAATACCTTACCTTCGTATCTACCGATGCACACAAACTGGTGCGCTATCGTCGTAAGGATACCCAGGCTGCCAGCAACGCCTCGTTCATACTCCCTAAAAAGGCATTGAACTTGTTAAAGTCGGCCCTGCCAAGTGAGGATGTGAACGTATCGGTAGAGTACAACAATACCAGCGCGTTCTTCAAATTTGGAAACATCAACCTGGTGTGCCGTTTGATCGATGAGCGTTACCCTGATTACGAAGCCGTTATCCCTCAAAATAACCCTAACCGCATGACCATCGATCGCCAGGCTTTCCTGGGTTCGTTACAGCGTGTGGCCATTTACGCCAACAAGACCACCCACCAGGTGCGTTTAAAGGTTAGCGGAAGTGAACTGAATATCTCTTCGGAGGATATCGATTTCTCGAACGAGGCACATGAGCGTTTAAGCTGCCAGTATGAGGGTGAGGATTTGGAGATCGGTTTCAACGCCCGTTTCCTGATCGAAATGCTCAAGAACCTCAATTGCGAGGAAGTTGCCCTGCACATGAGCACCCCTAACCGCGCAGGCTTACTGTTGCCACAAGGCGGCGACGATAACGAAGACATATTGATGCTGGTGATGCCGGTAATGCTGAACAGCTACGCCTGA
- a CDS encoding DUF4397 domain-containing protein, which produces MKTSATILKRFSRFAFVGLLGLAMLSSCKKNDENDVGETAAKVNLINASTDAGPARLYVDGVLRTPSNVSFGNSSGYYGTFVGNQTVEIKSASGEATLGSTSAQLDGFGYYSFLLVGQNSSLGIVTVSDAAVAPASGKARIRFVNAVTNSGAMALTSGSAINITGVNFRGVSSSVEVTAGTYVLNTASGSTSTSFTTNLEAGKIYVIYAKGLVGATGANVLSLGVSGN; this is translated from the coding sequence ATGAAAACATCTGCTACTATCCTGAAACGTTTCTCGCGTTTTGCTTTTGTTGGCCTGTTGGGCCTTGCCATGTTGTCGTCATGCAAAAAGAACGACGAGAACGACGTTGGCGAGACCGCTGCCAAAGTGAACCTGATCAATGCCAGTACTGATGCCGGCCCTGCCCGCTTGTATGTTGATGGCGTTTTGCGTACTCCGAGCAATGTGTCCTTCGGTAACTCGTCGGGTTACTACGGCACCTTTGTAGGCAACCAGACCGTCGAGATCAAATCGGCTTCGGGCGAGGCTACCTTAGGTTCCACCAGTGCCCAGCTTGATGGCTTTGGCTATTACAGCTTTTTGCTTGTAGGTCAGAACAGCAGCCTGGGCATCGTGACCGTTAGTGATGCGGCCGTTGCACCTGCTTCAGGCAAAGCACGCATCCGCTTCGTGAACGCAGTGACCAACTCAGGCGCTATGGCGTTAACTTCAGGCAGTGCGATCAACATCACAGGCGTCAACTTCCGTGGGGTAAGCTCAAGTGTTGAGGTGACCGCCGGAACGTATGTGTTGAACACTGCAAGTGGCTCTACCAGTACCAGTTTCACCACCAACCTGGAAGCTGGAAAGATCTACGTGATCTATGCCAAAGGCCTGGTAGGCGCTACCGGTGCTAACGTGCTCAGCTTAGGCGTATCAGGCAACTGA
- a CDS encoding DUF4397 domain-containing protein: MIGWLTLILPAFFSCSKTDTANPTGSNVRVQVLNLSPDLFPIEFWINNGSNYIRLNSSYRYAATPSYFYLTYNNPLPQIRSTRVADTRRILYRDSSEYKANTRHTIFFMGLYADSTYKFLKLTDDTEPVAPIGKGGKIRFVNGSPRSTPFDIWANGTVAIKNVAFGTASDYQILPPGSYSFKAYPTGSTTSSLTTLQNVTIQDGRLYTLYSSGMVGRVDSAAFGLNLLAIDPSVVK; the protein is encoded by the coding sequence ATGATCGGTTGGCTAACGCTGATCTTGCCTGCGTTCTTCTCGTGCAGCAAGACGGATACGGCCAACCCGACCGGCTCTAATGTTCGGGTGCAGGTCCTGAACCTGAGTCCCGACCTTTTCCCGATCGAGTTTTGGATCAACAACGGTAGCAACTACATCAGGCTGAACTCGTCTTACCGTTATGCCGCCACCCCAAGCTACTTTTACCTTACGTATAATAATCCGCTACCACAGATCCGCTCCACCCGTGTGGCCGATACCCGGCGTATCTTATACCGTGATTCGAGCGAATATAAAGCTAACACGCGCCATACCATATTCTTTATGGGTCTGTATGCCGATAGCACGTACAAGTTCCTGAAACTGACGGATGACACCGAGCCCGTAGCGCCGATCGGTAAAGGCGGCAAGATCCGTTTTGTGAATGGGTCGCCGCGTAGTACCCCTTTTGATATTTGGGCCAATGGAACGGTAGCGATCAAGAACGTGGCCTTCGGCACCGCATCTGATTACCAGATCTTGCCGCCGGGTAGTTACAGCTTCAAGGCCTACCCAACTGGCAGTACTACCAGCAGCCTTACCACGCTGCAGAACGTGACCATTCAGGATGGCCGTTTATACACGCTGTACTCGTCAGGAATGGTGGGTAGGGTTGACTCGGCAGCCTTCGGCCTTAATTTGTTGGCCATTGACCCCAGCGTAGTGAAGTAA
- a CDS encoding DedA family protein: MEVIKDLIDFILHIDKHLVQITSQYQGWTYLIIFFIIFAETGFVVTPFLPGDSLLFAMGALIATGNSGLNIYLMAILLILAAVAGNTLNYELGKYFGPKVFKPDNKILKLDYYLKTQEFFNKHGGKAVIFSRFMPIIRTIAPFVAGVGRMPLGRYTVYNVVGGVLWVITFLFLGYLLGNIEFFKKNFSLIAIAIVLVSIIPPIWAALRARMSGSRNAV, translated from the coding sequence TTGGAAGTTATCAAAGACCTTATTGACTTTATACTGCACATTGATAAACACTTGGTGCAGATCACCAGCCAGTACCAGGGTTGGACCTACCTGATCATCTTCTTCATCATTTTTGCCGAGACCGGTTTTGTGGTAACCCCATTCCTTCCCGGCGATTCGTTGTTATTTGCCATGGGCGCCCTGATCGCCACCGGTAATTCAGGTCTGAATATCTACCTGATGGCCATTCTGCTGATCCTGGCCGCTGTGGCGGGCAACACCCTCAATTACGAGTTGGGCAAGTATTTTGGCCCCAAGGTGTTCAAGCCCGATAATAAGATCCTCAAGCTTGATTACTACCTAAAGACCCAGGAATTCTTCAACAAGCATGGTGGCAAGGCAGTGATCTTTAGCCGTTTTATGCCCATCATTCGCACCATCGCGCCATTTGTGGCCGGTGTTGGCCGTATGCCCTTGGGCCGCTATACTGTGTATAACGTGGTGGGTGGTGTGCTTTGGGTGATCACGTTCCTGTTCCTGGGCTACCTATTAGGTAACATCGAATTCTTTAAAAAGAACTTTTCGCTGATCGCTATCGCCATTGTACTGGTATCGATCATCCCGCCGATCTGGGCAGCATTAAGGGCCCGCATGTCGGGTAGCCGTAACGCTGTTTAA
- a CDS encoding zinc dependent phospholipase C family protein — MLVSWGFYAHYRVNRLAVFTLPKGMSTFYQANIEYITEHAISPDRRRYVDSTEIPRHFFDADHYGKDPFHTVPQKWDEAMRKYSADTLYKYGTLPWTIQYNYYRLVDAFKAHDTTAILHYSAYLGHYVADACVPLHTTQNHNGQLTEQLGVHALWESRLPEQFGSSYNYFVGNARYIENPLWQAFILCRSSFKCADSVLRVQRQIDATFPADKKYEVFMRGKRKVKDLSVAYCQAYHSALKGMVKRRMRTAIANVGNYWYSAWVDAGQPDLDRLIDSLPSAAQKQAIAHELALYKAGKIAPLPKFGVVNQPLKPTALNSVTATRHAGP, encoded by the coding sequence ATGTTGGTTTCGTGGGGCTTTTATGCGCATTACCGGGTGAACCGGCTGGCGGTGTTCACCCTGCCTAAAGGCATGAGCACTTTTTATCAGGCCAACATCGAATATATCACCGAGCATGCCATCAGTCCCGACCGGCGCCGGTATGTGGACTCCACCGAGATACCGCGCCACTTCTTCGATGCCGACCATTACGGCAAGGATCCGTTCCATACCGTGCCGCAAAAATGGGACGAGGCCATGAGGAAGTACTCGGCCGATACACTGTATAAGTACGGCACCCTGCCGTGGACCATCCAGTACAACTACTACCGTTTGGTGGATGCCTTTAAAGCTCATGATACCACGGCGATATTGCATTACTCGGCCTACCTGGGGCATTACGTGGCGGACGCCTGCGTGCCGCTGCACACCACCCAGAACCATAACGGACAACTTACTGAACAACTGGGCGTGCATGCCCTTTGGGAGAGCCGCCTTCCCGAGCAGTTCGGCAGCAGCTATAACTATTTTGTGGGTAATGCGCGATACATCGAGAACCCGCTTTGGCAGGCGTTCATCCTGTGCCGAAGTTCGTTCAAATGTGCCGATTCGGTATTGCGCGTACAGCGGCAGATCGATGCTACCTTCCCGGCCGATAAAAAGTACGAGGTGTTCATGCGTGGTAAGCGTAAGGTCAAAGACCTGTCGGTGGCTTATTGCCAGGCCTATCACAGTGCATTAAAAGGAATGGTGAAACGGCGAATGCGCACGGCGATAGCCAATGTAGGCAATTACTGGTACTCGGCATGGGTAGATGCAGGTCAGCCCGACCTTGACCGGTTGATCGATAGCCTGCCAAGCGCTGCTCAAAAGCAAGCTATAGCACATGAACTGGCCCTGTACAAGGCCGGCAAGATAGCGCCGCTACCGAAATTTGGAGTGGTGAACCAGCCGCTTAAGCCTACTGCCTTAAACAGCGTTACGGCTACCCGACATGCGGGCCCTTAA
- a CDS encoding DUF4397 domain-containing protein — protein MKVKQLNGYSVLVILLVSLIAACAKNDPAPDTPVNVPMSVINASVRPNDVFNFYLKGTRQTTTSVLNGAGTNFLQIPVGQQILSIKGLFDNQNYNNADTLLTFPYNVAQLGSTERYLFFVGGPARSSAFMVRDTAVTDQANALLKFVSVSAAVPAVTVYMNDTLRFTSKAFGSVNRYVKVGNGLKAIKIFVPGNTTPILTANVRLNVDSVYTLYSYGGSGANFRIGLLRGQ, from the coding sequence ATGAAGGTGAAGCAATTGAACGGGTACAGTGTATTGGTGATACTATTGGTATCGCTGATAGCCGCCTGCGCCAAGAACGACCCTGCACCCGATACGCCCGTCAACGTGCCCATGAGCGTGATCAACGCATCGGTAAGGCCTAATGATGTGTTCAACTTTTACCTGAAAGGTACCCGCCAAACCACTACCAGCGTACTTAATGGCGCCGGCACCAACTTTTTGCAGATACCTGTGGGGCAGCAGATACTATCCATTAAAGGCCTGTTCGATAACCAGAACTACAACAACGCCGATACGCTGCTCACCTTCCCCTACAACGTAGCGCAATTGGGCAGTACCGAGCGTTACCTGTTCTTTGTAGGTGGCCCGGCACGCAGCAGTGCTTTTATGGTACGTGATACCGCTGTAACTGATCAAGCCAATGCCTTGCTTAAATTCGTATCAGTATCGGCAGCAGTGCCTGCGGTCACGGTATATATGAACGATACGCTGCGCTTTACCTCCAAGGCTTTTGGCAGCGTGAATAGGTACGTTAAGGTAGGCAACGGTTTAAAGGCCATCAAGATATTTGTGCCCGGCAATACCACGCCTATACTCACTGCCAATGTAAGATTGAACGTGGACAGCGTTTACACGCTTTATAGTTATGGTGGCAGTGGCGCTAATTTCAGGATAGGCCTGTTACGCGGGCAATAA
- a CDS encoding S9 family peptidase: MNRTLLATVLLAGALSSHAQQGKVLTAKDYERAERFMIYNTAPLVSGGTIRPNWLPSDRFWYIERTIDGTHFMLADPTKGNVAPAFDHQKLAAALKASTGNEVRSTALPFESIYLSADGRYMSFRTGGKGYNADLQNYSLVPDDNVTIERTGMPRPDAGSEILSPDGKRAAYLKDDNLWVRDVASGKRTQLTTDGVKDFGYATDNAGWSHSDRPVLQWSPDSKKIATFKQDQRNVKDMYLVTTNVGAPVLHQWKYPLPGEEIAMIHRCIIEVDVPKVIMLQVPPDPHRASLSDDISSSGTFDDVNWTADGSQLAFVSTSRDHKQEKVRIADATTGVVREVFEETVPTQYESGWDSINWRYLAKSNEFIWFSERDNWGHLYLYDARTGKLKNQITKGNWVVTRLLKVDEKARVLYFMADGREPGNPYFSHLYRIGFDGKGLTSLTPDVGNHQVAFSPSGKYIVDTYSQPDVAHVVGLRSALTGKLVTPLAKADVSRLKAAGWKPAIPFNVKAADGKTDIYGIMFTPTNLDPSKKYPVVNYIYPGPQGGSIGNWGFSPSRGDHQALAELGFVVVLIEGTSNPLRSKSYHDMSYGNMAENTLPDQIGGIKQLAQKFPYIDLDRVGIWGHSGGGFATATAMFKYPDFYKVGISESGNHDNRNYEDDWGERYIGLLTKDANGVSNYENQANQNLARNLKGKLMLAHGMMDDNVPPYNTLLVVEALEKAGKDYDLVIFPNSAHGYGQYNLYMTRRRWDYFVRHLMGAEPPKEYQLKATK; this comes from the coding sequence ATGAATAGAACTTTACTGGCTACTGTACTATTGGCAGGCGCATTAAGCAGCCACGCCCAGCAAGGCAAGGTACTTACCGCCAAAGATTATGAACGCGCCGAACGCTTCATGATCTACAACACCGCACCATTGGTAAGCGGCGGTACCATAAGACCCAATTGGCTACCTAGCGACCGCTTCTGGTACATTGAACGCACCATTGACGGCACACATTTTATGTTAGCTGACCCCACTAAAGGAAATGTAGCCCCGGCCTTTGATCATCAAAAGCTGGCAGCCGCTTTAAAAGCCAGTACTGGTAACGAGGTGAGGTCCACGGCGCTCCCTTTCGAAAGTATCTACTTATCGGCCGATGGCCGTTATATGAGCTTCCGTACGGGCGGCAAAGGCTACAATGCCGACCTGCAAAATTACAGCCTGGTGCCTGATGATAACGTGACTATCGAACGTACCGGCATGCCTAGGCCTGATGCAGGTTCAGAGATACTTTCACCCGATGGCAAACGCGCAGCTTACCTTAAAGATGACAACTTGTGGGTGCGTGATGTAGCCTCGGGCAAGCGTACGCAACTCACTACCGATGGCGTTAAGGACTTTGGTTATGCCACTGATAATGCTGGGTGGAGCCATAGTGATAGGCCGGTACTGCAATGGTCGCCCGATTCGAAAAAGATCGCCACTTTTAAGCAGGATCAGCGTAACGTAAAAGACATGTACCTGGTGACCACCAACGTGGGCGCTCCGGTGCTGCACCAATGGAAATACCCGCTGCCGGGCGAAGAGATCGCTATGATACACCGCTGCATCATTGAGGTGGATGTACCCAAAGTGATCATGCTACAGGTACCGCCCGACCCGCACCGCGCCTCGCTGAGCGATGATATATCGAGCAGTGGTACGTTCGACGATGTGAACTGGACGGCCGATGGCTCTCAACTGGCGTTCGTATCTACCTCCCGTGATCACAAGCAGGAAAAGGTACGCATAGCTGATGCCACCACAGGTGTAGTGCGAGAGGTGTTCGAAGAAACAGTGCCGACCCAATATGAGTCAGGATGGGACAGTATCAACTGGCGCTACCTGGCCAAAAGCAACGAGTTCATCTGGTTCTCGGAGCGTGATAACTGGGGACATCTGTACCTGTATGATGCACGCACAGGCAAATTAAAGAACCAGATCACCAAAGGCAACTGGGTAGTTACCCGTTTGCTCAAGGTAGACGAAAAAGCTCGTGTACTGTACTTTATGGCCGATGGCCGCGAACCTGGCAACCCATACTTTAGTCATTTATACAGGATAGGCTTTGATGGTAAGGGCTTGACTTCCCTGACGCCCGATGTGGGCAATCACCAGGTGGCGTTCTCTCCATCAGGAAAATACATCGTTGATACCTATTCGCAGCCTGATGTGGCCCACGTGGTAGGTTTGCGCAGCGCTCTGACCGGTAAATTAGTAACCCCGCTGGCCAAAGCCGATGTTAGCCGCTTAAAAGCTGCCGGTTGGAAGCCGGCTATCCCCTTCAACGTAAAGGCGGCCGACGGTAAGACCGATATATACGGTATCATGTTCACGCCTACTAACCTAGATCCGTCCAAAAAATACCCGGTGGTCAATTACATCTATCCTGGTCCGCAAGGCGGGAGTATCGGTAACTGGGGCTTTTCGCCGTCAAGAGGCGATCACCAGGCCCTGGCCGAGTTGGGTTTTGTGGTGGTGCTGATCGAGGGCACCAGCAATCCGCTCCGCTCCAAAAGCTATCATGATATGAGCTATGGTAACATGGCCGAGAACACACTGCCCGACCAGATAGGTGGCATCAAGCAACTGGCGCAAAAGTTCCCATACATAGATCTGGATAGGGTAGGTATTTGGGGGCACTCGGGTGGTGGTTTCGCTACGGCTACTGCCATGTTCAAATACCCTGATTTTTACAAGGTAGGCATATCCGAATCGGGTAACCATGATAACCGCAATTACGAGGATGATTGGGGCGAGCGCTACATCGGTCTGCTAACCAAAGATGCCAACGGTGTGTCGAACTATGAGAACCAAGCCAACCAGAACCTAGCGAGGAACCTGAAAGGCAAGCTGATGCTGGCCCACGGCATGATGGACGATAACGTACCTCCATACAATACCCTGTTAGTGGTTGAGGCGCTGGAAAAGGCCGGTAAGGATTATGACCTGGTGATATTTCCCAACAGTGCACACGGCTATGGCCAGTACAACCTGTACATGACCCGCCGCCGCTGGGACTACTTTGTACGCCACCTCATGGGCGCCGAGCCACCAAAAGAATACCAGTTGAAAGCGACGAAGTAG
- the radC gene encoding RadC family protein, with protein METYESKISIKAWAEEDRPREKLNTQGRRALSDAELIAILIGSGSRTESAVELSKRILHHYDNDLQKLGKVSVAELSKFKGIGEAKAISIIAALELGRRRDDTEIKVPDTITGSRSVYQVMRRHLVDLNHEEFWILLLSRSCKVIAKELISKGGLSGTVADPKIIFHIALQHQASSIIMAHNHPSGNLKPSQQDIDLTKKIHQAGRILDIGVLDHLIITDGGFYSFADEGLL; from the coding sequence GTGGAAACATACGAAAGCAAGATCAGCATCAAGGCCTGGGCCGAGGAGGACCGCCCCCGTGAAAAACTGAATACCCAGGGCCGCCGCGCGTTGAGCGATGCGGAACTGATCGCCATCCTGATCGGGTCGGGCAGCCGTACCGAATCGGCCGTGGAGCTGAGCAAGCGTATACTTCACCATTATGATAATGACCTGCAAAAGCTGGGCAAAGTATCAGTGGCCGAACTTTCCAAATTCAAAGGCATAGGAGAGGCTAAAGCCATCTCCATTATTGCTGCACTGGAGTTAGGCCGCCGGCGCGACGATACCGAGATCAAAGTGCCTGATACCATTACCGGCAGCCGCAGCGTATACCAGGTAATGCGCCGCCATTTGGTCGACCTTAACCACGAGGAATTTTGGATACTGCTCCTGAGCCGTAGTTGCAAGGTGATCGCCAAAGAACTGATCAGCAAAGGCGGACTATCAGGCACCGTGGCCGACCCCAAGATCATTTTCCACATCGCGTTACAGCATCAGGCATCGTCCATCATCATGGCGCATAACCATCCATCAGGCAACCTCAAACCCAGCCAGCAGGATATTGACCTTACCAAAAAGATACACCAGGCCGGCCGCATACTCGACATCGGCGTACTGGACCACCTGATCATCACCGATGGTGGTTTTTACAGCTTTGCCGATGAAGGGCTGTTGTAG
- the rpsT gene encoding 30S ribosomal protein S20, with translation MANHKSAIKRIRANAAKRLRNRYQAKTTRNAIKKLRGTTSKAEATPLLTKVISMLDRLAKKNVIHKNKASNNKSKLTKFVNGLS, from the coding sequence ATGGCAAATCATAAATCAGCAATAAAAAGGATCAGAGCCAACGCTGCGAAGCGTTTGCGTAACAGGTATCAGGCCAAAACTACCAGAAATGCTATCAAGAAACTTAGAGGTACTACCAGCAAAGCTGAAGCTACTCCTTTGTTAACTAAAGTTATTTCGATGCTTGATCGTTTAGCTAAAAAGAACGTTATCCACAAGAACAAAGCTTCTAACAATAAGTCAAAACTGACCAAATTCGTTAACGGCTTATCTTAA